One part of the Gossypium raimondii isolate GPD5lz chromosome 1, ASM2569854v1, whole genome shotgun sequence genome encodes these proteins:
- the LOC105786261 gene encoding serine/threonine-protein phosphatase PP2A-4 catalytic subunit, with translation MGAPTDSALDLDEQISQLMQCKPLSEQQVRALCDKAKEILMEESNVQPVKAPVTICGDIHGQFHDLQELFRIGGKCPDTNYLFMGDYVDRGYYSVETVTLLVALKVRYPQRITILRGNHESRQITQVYGFYDECLRKYGSANVWKIFTDLFDYFPLTALVESEIFCLHGGLSPSIETLDNVRNFDRVQEVPHEGPMCDLLWSDPDDRCGWGISPRGAGYTFGQDISEQFNHTNSLKLIARAHQLVMDGFNWAHEQKVVTIFSAPNYCYRCGNMASILEVDDCKNQSFIQFEPAPRRGEPDVTRRTPDYFL, from the exons ATGGGCGCACCAACAGACTCAGCCCTCGATCTCGATGAACAGATCTCGCAGCTCATGCAATGTAAGCCACTTTCGGAGCAGCag GTCAGAGCATTATGCGACAAGGCAAAGGAAATATTAATGGAAGAAAGCAATGTCCAG CCTGTAAAAGCCCCTGTTACAATTTGTGGTGATATTCATGGGCAGTTTCATGATCTTCAAGAACTTTTTCGAATTGGGGGGAAG TGTCCGGATACAAACTACTTGTTTATGGGAGATTATGTGGACCGTGGGTACTATTCTGTTGAAACTGTTACG CTGTTGGTGGCTTTAAAAGTCCGTTACCCCCAGCGGATTACCATTCTCAGGGGAAATCATGAAAGTCGCCAG ATCACTCAAGTTTACGGGTTTTATGACGAATGTCTGAGAAA GTATGGTAGTGCTAATGTTTGGAAGATCTTTACAGACCTTTTTGACTATTTTCCATTAACTGCTTTG GTGGAGTCAGAAATATTTTGTCTGCATGGTGGGTTGTCCCCATCAATTGAAACCTTGGATAATGTAAGAAACTTTGATCGTGTACAAGAGGTTCCTCATGAAGGGCCCATGTGTGATTTATTGTGGTCTGATCCAGATGATCGATGCGGTTGGGGTATCTCGCCACGTGGCGCTGGATATACTTTTGGTCAG GATATATCTGAACAGTTCAACCATACAAACAGCTTAAAATTGATTGCTAGAGCTCATCAACTGGTTATGGATGGATTTAACTGGGCGCAT GAACAAAAGGTAGTTACTATATTTAGCGCCCCAAATTATTGTTATCGCTGTGGGAACATGGCATCAATCTTGGAAGTTGATGATTGCAAGAATCAGTCATTCATCCAG TTTGAGCCAGCTCCAAGGAGAGGAGAACCTGATGTTACCCGTAGAACGCCTGATTACTTCCTCTGA